A single Cupriavidus sp. D39 DNA region contains:
- the cobN gene encoding cobaltochelatase subunit CobN → MSSQNKIKMRWLRTLCLLWITWLMLGMQPASAAPRIAVLTTSPVPAGKFEPLQAMARAHGMALDARYLERMSAQDIAPFIDGAGLLILDAPRDHIVTEMLAKLGPLWTHARVPRLLIATDRFEAHGVDNALGATLQAYYVNGGRANFDAMMRTLAAQQFKLRADSGIPAPVVFPKAAYYHPRLASVVTASPEDALKVSGHAGEPVIGVAIHQAYVSGLDSAFIDDLIARIEARGARALVFYSGVMDAHGVLRMAAPGAKRIVDVLISGQIMLNAAGRKAEFETLGIPVLQVMPYRKGDAQDWERDPHGISLTDTPFYLVQPELAGVSDPMLAAATSDKDGSIVSLPAQLDAVADKALALTRLQRTPNADKRVAILFYNYPAGEKNLSASFLNLPRSLSSTLAALHAAGYRTEAADALTLQRDLGALLAPFYRDGQLAALLDADRAVWMPMAQYRRWYDAQPAAFRAEVSARWGEPESSSMAIRRNGVAGFAIPRLQLGNVALMPVPPRGERDEAAEKALYHSTKTPLNHFYMAAYLWAREDREALVHYGTHGTQEWTPGKERGLSVTDQPYLVLGSVPVIYPYIVDDVGEALQAKRRGRATIISHQTPPFKPAGLHTDLSVLHDQLHNYLRQDDGAVKDTLREDILKRSARMHLLDDMGWPQARASARFTEYLDALHTHLHELAGALQPYGLHTFGQSQDPELRLYTVMAMLGQPWLKRVFPDEPEELFALDYKQLAQSAPYAMLRKYVIDGAPLTNLSDPRQREDMQRARALYASLDAAPESESILIALAGRYVLAGTGGDPVRNPDALPTGRNLYGFDPSKVPSREAWTAGQAAAEAMIADWRKRHGKWPTKLAFSLWSVETMRHQGMLEAQAMAAMGIRPKWDGGGRVVGVEAIPAAELERPRLDVVLSATGLYRDHFPNLIKWLAEAVKLAAAQPEPDNAVAASTHAISARLAQRKAADMTPERIESLALTRIFASETGNYGTGLNDATLASDSFGSGKEADAKLANLYLARMQYGYGPDEKTWGEKLPQFNLYAENLKGVEGALLARSSNLYGMLTTDDPFQYLGGIGLAVRHLTGKAPELLISNLRDAGNARTQTAASFLATELRTRYFHPGWIEGMKAEGYSGALNVLDTVNNFWGWTAVAPEIVRDDQWTEFAEVYVKDKHQLGLDEWFEKNAPQAQAQVIERMLEAARKGYWKTDREMLKTLADRWQTLSQRHDIRSDNRSFNRYLQQQATAPGAAGYGMQAPAAPPAGAPRAAAPQATPRPAPQQAQPKPQPEPQPEPQPEPKALPQTVPVQGMQLVEKKPPTAVLVPVLSWLAAGIALAGAMLGAPSARAAAPPIRFGALLPDTIQNPLRHHDSHPA, encoded by the coding sequence ATGTCCTCACAAAACAAGATCAAGATGCGATGGCTGCGCACACTCTGCCTGCTGTGGATAACCTGGCTGATGCTCGGCATGCAGCCTGCGTCGGCCGCGCCGCGCATCGCGGTGCTGACCACCTCGCCGGTGCCCGCCGGCAAGTTCGAGCCGCTGCAGGCCATGGCGCGCGCGCACGGCATGGCGCTGGACGCGCGCTATCTCGAGCGCATGAGCGCGCAGGACATCGCGCCGTTCATCGACGGCGCCGGCCTGCTGATCCTGGACGCGCCGCGCGACCATATCGTTACCGAGATGCTGGCCAAGCTCGGGCCGCTGTGGACCCATGCGCGCGTGCCGCGCCTGCTGATCGCCACCGACCGCTTCGAGGCGCACGGCGTGGATAACGCGCTGGGTGCAACGCTGCAGGCGTACTACGTCAACGGCGGCCGCGCCAACTTCGACGCGATGATGCGCACGCTGGCCGCGCAGCAGTTCAAGCTGCGCGCGGACAGCGGCATTCCCGCGCCGGTGGTCTTTCCCAAGGCCGCTTACTACCATCCGCGACTCGCCAGCGTGGTGACTGCCTCGCCGGAAGACGCGCTCAAGGTGTCCGGCCACGCCGGCGAGCCGGTGATCGGCGTCGCCATCCACCAGGCCTACGTGTCCGGTCTCGACAGCGCCTTCATCGACGACCTGATCGCGCGCATCGAAGCGCGCGGCGCGCGTGCCCTGGTCTTCTACAGCGGCGTGATGGATGCGCACGGCGTGCTGCGCATGGCCGCGCCCGGCGCAAAGCGCATCGTCGACGTGCTCATCAGCGGCCAGATCATGCTCAACGCGGCGGGCCGCAAAGCGGAGTTCGAAACACTCGGCATCCCGGTGCTGCAGGTCATGCCCTATCGCAAAGGCGACGCGCAAGACTGGGAGCGCGACCCCCACGGCATCAGTCTCACCGACACGCCCTTCTACCTCGTGCAGCCCGAGCTTGCCGGCGTGAGCGATCCCATGCTGGCCGCCGCCACCTCGGACAAGGACGGCAGCATCGTCAGCCTGCCGGCGCAGCTCGATGCCGTAGCCGACAAGGCGCTGGCGCTCACGCGCCTGCAGCGCACGCCGAATGCGGACAAGCGCGTGGCGATCCTGTTCTACAACTATCCGGCCGGTGAGAAGAACCTGTCGGCATCGTTCCTCAACCTGCCGCGCAGCCTGTCGTCCACGCTGGCTGCACTGCATGCGGCTGGCTACCGTACCGAGGCTGCGGATGCGCTCACGCTGCAGCGCGATCTGGGCGCATTGCTCGCTCCGTTCTACCGCGATGGACAGCTCGCCGCGCTGCTCGACGCGGATCGCGCGGTGTGGATGCCGATGGCGCAATACCGCCGCTGGTACGACGCGCAGCCCGCCGCGTTCCGCGCCGAGGTCAGCGCGCGCTGGGGCGAGCCCGAATCCTCGTCGATGGCGATCAGGCGCAATGGCGTGGCCGGCTTCGCCATCCCGCGCCTGCAGCTCGGCAACGTCGCGCTGATGCCGGTGCCGCCGCGCGGCGAGCGTGACGAAGCCGCCGAGAAAGCGCTCTACCACTCCACCAAGACGCCGCTCAACCACTTTTACATGGCGGCCTACCTGTGGGCGCGCGAAGACCGCGAGGCACTGGTGCACTACGGCACCCACGGCACGCAGGAATGGACGCCCGGCAAGGAGCGCGGCTTGTCCGTGACCGACCAGCCCTACCTGGTGCTGGGCAGCGTGCCGGTGATCTATCCCTACATCGTCGATGACGTAGGCGAAGCATTGCAGGCCAAGCGCCGCGGCCGCGCCACCATCATCAGCCACCAGACGCCGCCGTTCAAGCCGGCGGGCCTGCACACCGATCTGTCGGTGCTGCACGACCAGTTGCACAACTACCTGCGGCAGGACGACGGCGCGGTGAAGGACACGCTGCGCGAGGACATCCTCAAGCGCAGCGCGCGCATGCACCTGCTCGACGACATGGGCTGGCCGCAGGCCCGCGCGAGCGCGCGGTTCACCGAATACCTCGATGCGCTGCACACGCATCTGCACGAGCTAGCCGGCGCGTTGCAGCCCTATGGCCTGCACACCTTCGGCCAGTCGCAGGATCCCGAGCTGCGGCTCTACACGGTGATGGCCATGCTCGGGCAACCGTGGCTCAAGCGCGTGTTTCCCGATGAGCCGGAAGAACTGTTCGCGCTCGACTACAAGCAGCTCGCGCAATCGGCGCCGTATGCCATGCTGCGCAAGTACGTGATCGACGGCGCGCCGCTGACGAACCTGTCCGATCCCAGGCAGCGCGAAGACATGCAGCGCGCCCGCGCGCTTTACGCCAGCCTCGACGCCGCGCCGGAGAGCGAGTCCATCCTCATCGCGCTGGCCGGCCGCTATGTGCTGGCCGGCACCGGCGGCGATCCGGTGCGCAATCCCGATGCGCTGCCGACCGGACGCAACCTGTATGGGTTCGATCCTTCCAAGGTGCCCAGCCGCGAGGCCTGGACAGCAGGACAAGCTGCGGCCGAAGCGATGATCGCCGACTGGCGCAAGCGCCACGGCAAGTGGCCCACCAAGCTGGCCTTCTCGCTGTGGAGCGTGGAGACCATGCGCCATCAAGGCATGCTCGAAGCCCAGGCGATGGCCGCCATGGGGATCCGCCCGAAGTGGGACGGCGGTGGCCGCGTGGTCGGCGTGGAAGCGATTCCAGCCGCCGAGCTCGAGCGGCCGCGCTTGGATGTGGTGCTGTCTGCTACCGGCCTCTATCGCGATCACTTCCCCAACCTGATCAAGTGGCTGGCCGAAGCGGTGAAGCTCGCCGCCGCGCAGCCCGAGCCCGACAACGCGGTTGCCGCCAGCACGCACGCAATCAGCGCGCGGCTGGCACAACGCAAGGCGGCGGACATGACCCCGGAACGCATCGAGTCGCTGGCGCTCACGCGCATCTTTGCCAGCGAGACCGGCAACTATGGCACGGGGCTGAACGACGCTACGCTGGCCAGCGACAGCTTCGGCAGCGGCAAGGAAGCGGACGCCAAGCTGGCCAATCTCTATCTCGCGCGCATGCAATACGGCTACGGGCCCGACGAGAAGACGTGGGGCGAGAAGCTGCCGCAATTCAACCTCTACGCGGAGAACCTCAAGGGCGTGGAAGGCGCGCTGCTGGCGCGCAGCTCCAACCTGTACGGCATGCTGACCACCGACGATCCCTTCCAGTATCTCGGCGGCATCGGCCTGGCCGTGCGCCACCTGACGGGCAAGGCGCCGGAGCTGCTGATCTCCAACCTGCGCGACGCGGGCAATGCGCGCACGCAGACGGCCGCATCGTTCCTCGCCACCGAGCTGCGCACGCGCTATTTCCATCCCGGCTGGATCGAAGGCATGAAGGCCGAAGGCTATAGCGGCGCGCTCAACGTGCTCGACACGGTGAACAACTTCTGGGGCTGGACCGCGGTCGCGCCGGAGATCGTGCGCGACGACCAGTGGACCGAGTTCGCCGAAGTCTATGTCAAGGACAAGCACCAGCTCGGCCTGGACGAATGGTTCGAGAAGAACGCGCCGCAGGCGCAGGCACAGGTGATCGAGCGCATGCTGGAAGCCGCGCGCAAGGGCTACTGGAAAACAGATCGGGAGATGTTGAAGACGCTGGCGGATCGCTGGCAGACGCTGTCGCAGCGGCACGATATCCGCAGCGACAACCGCAGCTTCAATCGCTACCTGCAGCAGCAGGCGACCGCGCCCGGCGCCGCAGGCTATGGCATGCAGGCACCGGCGGCACCGCCCGCCGGCGCGCCCAGGGCAGCAGCCCCGCAGGCGACGCCACGGCCCGCGCCGCAGCAGGCGCAGCCCAAGCCGCAACCAGAGCCGCAACCAGAGCCCCAGCCCGAACCCAAGGCACTGCCGCAAACCGTACCGGTGCAAGGCATGCAACTGGTGGAGAAAAAGCCGCCCACTGCCGTGCTCGTGCCCGTGCTGTCGTGGCTTGCCGCCGGCATCGCACTGGCCGGCGCCATGCTGGGGGCACCATCAGCGCGCGCCGCCGCGCCGCCGATCCGGTTCGGCGCCCTTCTTCCAGACACAATCCAGAACCCACTGAGGCATCATGACTCCCACCCTGCTTGA
- a CDS encoding MotA/TolQ/ExbB proton channel family protein, which translates to MTPTLLETLMYDVGQLFLLPTLALIGMLFLYAFWALGEFVMQGWQRRRHGIETGRGYVLVAFALRHRIQDPDTLDVTAHRLLEWPRIATRVAPMLGLVATMIPMGPALKGLSGGNLANVGENLTIAFSAVILALIAASITFWVVNVRRRWLAEELVWLGKHQPRWEVDA; encoded by the coding sequence ATGACTCCCACCCTGCTTGAAACCCTGATGTACGACGTCGGCCAGTTGTTCCTGTTGCCGACGCTGGCCCTGATCGGGATGCTGTTCCTCTACGCCTTCTGGGCGCTCGGCGAGTTCGTCATGCAAGGCTGGCAACGCCGCCGCCACGGCATCGAGACCGGCCGCGGCTATGTGCTGGTGGCGTTCGCGCTGCGCCACCGCATCCAGGACCCGGACACGCTCGACGTGACCGCGCACCGCCTGCTGGAGTGGCCGCGCATTGCCACGCGCGTCGCGCCGATGCTGGGGCTGGTGGCCACCATGATCCCGATGGGCCCGGCGTTGAAGGGCTTGTCCGGCGGCAACCTCGCCAACGTGGGCGAAAACCTCACCATCGCGTTTTCCGCGGTGATTCTTGCGCTGATCGCTGCCAGCATTACCTTCTGGGTGGTCAACGTGCGCCGCCGCTGGCTCGCCGAGGAACTGGTGTGGCTGGGCAAGCATCAACCGCGGTGGGAGGTGGACGCATGA
- a CDS encoding DUF2149 domain-containing protein: protein MKFLEESEADDPILSVVNLIDVFLVVIAALLVAIAQNPMNPFTHADVTVITNPGKPDMEIVSKQGEKVVRYQASGQVGSGDGTKAGVAYRLQDGSMVYVPEAAAAQ, encoded by the coding sequence ATGAAGTTCCTGGAAGAGAGCGAGGCCGACGACCCCATCCTGTCCGTGGTCAACCTGATCGACGTGTTCCTGGTGGTGATCGCCGCGCTGCTGGTGGCCATCGCGCAGAATCCGATGAACCCGTTTACCCACGCGGACGTCACCGTCATCACCAATCCCGGCAAGCCCGATATGGAGATCGTCTCCAAGCAGGGCGAGAAGGTCGTGCGCTACCAGGCCAGCGGCCAGGTCGGCAGCGGCGATGGCACCAAGGCCGGCGTGGCGTACCGGCTGCAGGACGGATCGATGGTATATGTGCCGGAAGCGGCGGCTGCGCAGTAA
- a CDS encoding ChaN family lipoprotein, giving the protein MQIRHSFARLASFVPARAAGLALAAAMFAALAGCAGTPPAAVAGDVAHQFTGKTYVLLGEVHDNADGQKRRLLALSDALEAGWRPAIAMEQFDRERQADIDRARRERPGDAAYVVAQAGGKNWQWELYTPVVALALRYDLPLVAANLSRADASKIVRGGLDGVFDAAERKRLGLAAPLPTDVVTEQTAVLDRGHCGNFPKAMLPGMLDAQAARDAVMAAAMRTYAERGAVLIAGNGHVRRDVGAPRWLAAPPGEIYSVGYLEQASGHEIGAYDRVVLVPVHKRPDPCEGAKPAAMAEPA; this is encoded by the coding sequence ATGCAGATTCGTCACAGCTTTGCCCGCCTAGCCAGCTTTGTTCCTGCCCGCGCCGCCGGACTGGCGCTCGCGGCCGCCATGTTCGCCGCGCTCGCCGGCTGTGCAGGCACGCCGCCGGCCGCCGTGGCCGGCGATGTCGCGCATCAGTTCACCGGCAAGACCTACGTGTTGCTGGGCGAGGTCCACGACAACGCCGATGGGCAAAAGCGGCGCCTGCTGGCGTTGTCCGACGCACTGGAAGCCGGTTGGCGCCCGGCCATCGCGATGGAGCAGTTCGACCGCGAACGCCAGGCCGATATCGATCGCGCCCGCCGTGAGCGGCCCGGCGATGCGGCGTATGTCGTGGCGCAGGCGGGTGGCAAGAACTGGCAATGGGAGCTTTACACGCCGGTGGTGGCGCTGGCCTTGCGCTACGACCTGCCGCTGGTGGCGGCCAACCTGTCACGCGCGGATGCGAGCAAGATCGTGCGCGGCGGGCTGGATGGCGTGTTCGATGCGGCAGAGCGTAAGCGCCTCGGCCTCGCCGCGCCCTTGCCCACGGACGTGGTGACCGAGCAGACCGCGGTGCTCGACCGTGGCCACTGCGGCAATTTCCCCAAGGCCATGCTGCCCGGCATGCTCGACGCGCAGGCCGCGCGCGATGCGGTGATGGCCGCGGCGATGCGCACGTACGCCGAACGCGGCGCCGTGCTGATCGCCGGCAACGGCCATGTGCGACGCGACGTGGGCGCGCCGCGCTGGCTCGCCGCCCCGCCGGGCGAAATCTACAGCGTGGGTTACCTGGAGCAGGCCAGCGGCCACGAAATCGGTGCCTATGATCGCGTGGTGCTGGTGCCCGTGCACAAGCGGCCCGATCCGTGCGAAGGCGCCAAGCCGGCGGCGATGGCCGAGCCGGCCTGA
- a CDS encoding dihydrolipoyl dehydrogenase family protein has product MSKRQARSTTERQSARRASTEQAVEHVPRRGKRKPGAQREADFVVIGAGSGGVAAARRAATLGARVVLVERDAIGGTCVNRGCVPKKMLSYGASLAAVLSGCLSHTGGKEDWSDAIVRVNAEMARLHVAYTHRLQQAGVELLRGDATVSAADQVQVGAETIRAKRILIATGARPRALPVPGFDLACTSDDIFTWQSLPASLVVIGGGYVAVEQASILSRYGVKVEMLVREARLLARFDHEVADALAEALAAKGVRLHFNTEVTLLNQANGAIDVCYRQHGNHANGANGGNGGNGNDRIQTVRAQAALAAIGRDPHWGGLGLESLGIASTEKGGIQVDRSFRTKVRSIHAIGDVIDGQHLTPVAGAQGRWLADRLFGRRGDRADFELVPTAVFCEPAIGSVGLTEHAAIEEAGKAERIHTVVRRFVSLENRFAGSEQASMVKLVVNARSGRVLGAHMMDNAAPEIVQAFAVAVRLGVKLAHLQTTVQLHPTVAEELFG; this is encoded by the coding sequence ATGTCGAAACGCCAGGCAAGATCCACGACCGAGCGTCAGAGCGCCCGCAGGGCTAGCACCGAGCAAGCGGTCGAGCATGTCCCCCGTCGTGGCAAGCGCAAGCCCGGCGCGCAGCGCGAAGCGGATTTCGTGGTGATCGGTGCCGGCTCAGGCGGCGTGGCGGCAGCGCGGCGCGCGGCCACGCTAGGCGCGCGCGTGGTGCTGGTGGAGCGCGACGCGATCGGCGGCACCTGCGTCAACCGCGGCTGCGTTCCCAAGAAAATGCTCTCGTATGGCGCCAGCCTCGCGGCCGTCCTGTCAGGCTGCCTGTCGCATACCGGCGGCAAGGAGGACTGGAGCGATGCCATCGTGCGCGTCAACGCCGAGATGGCGCGGCTGCACGTGGCCTACACGCACCGGCTGCAGCAAGCCGGCGTGGAGCTGCTGCGCGGCGACGCCACGGTGAGCGCCGCCGACCAGGTACAGGTCGGCGCCGAGACCATCCGCGCCAAACGCATCCTGATTGCCACCGGCGCGCGGCCGCGCGCGTTGCCCGTGCCCGGCTTTGATCTTGCCTGCACTTCCGACGACATCTTCACCTGGCAAAGCCTGCCGGCCTCGCTGGTGGTCATCGGCGGCGGCTACGTGGCGGTGGAGCAAGCCTCGATCCTGTCGCGCTACGGCGTCAAGGTGGAGATGCTGGTGCGCGAGGCGCGCCTGTTGGCGCGCTTCGACCACGAGGTGGCCGACGCCCTGGCCGAGGCGCTCGCCGCCAAGGGCGTGCGCCTGCATTTCAATACCGAGGTGACGCTGCTGAACCAGGCCAACGGAGCCATCGATGTGTGCTACCGGCAGCATGGCAATCACGCGAATGGCGCGAATGGTGGCAATGGTGGCAATGGCAACGACCGCATCCAGACCGTGCGCGCGCAGGCGGCGCTGGCCGCCATCGGGCGCGATCCGCATTGGGGCGGGCTGGGCCTGGAATCGCTGGGCATCGCAAGCACGGAGAAGGGCGGCATCCAGGTGGACCGCTCGTTTCGCACCAAGGTGCGTTCGATCCATGCCATTGGCGATGTCATCGACGGCCAGCACCTCACGCCGGTCGCCGGGGCGCAGGGCCGCTGGCTGGCCGACCGCCTGTTCGGCCGCCGCGGCGACCGCGCGGATTTTGAGCTGGTGCCAACGGCGGTGTTCTGCGAGCCAGCCATCGGCAGCGTGGGACTGACGGAGCATGCGGCCATCGAGGAAGCCGGCAAGGCGGAGCGCATCCACACCGTGGTACGCCGCTTCGTCTCGCTGGAGAATCGCTTCGCCGGCAGCGAGCAGGCCTCGATGGTGAAGCTGGTGGTAAATGCGCGCAGCGGCCGCGTGCTGGGCGCGCACATGATGGACAACGCCGCCCCTGAGATCGTGCAGGCATTTGCCGTGGCGGTGCGGCTCGGGGTGAAGCTGGCGCACCTGCAGACCACGGTGCAGTTGCATCCGACCGTGGCCGAGGAGCTGTTCGGCTAA
- a CDS encoding patatin-like phospholipase family protein, whose amino-acid sequence MHEPRSLTPAPIQPATAASPFDQVVFAGGGNRCWWQAGWWDTVAPELGLRPRVIAGISAGAATACMIYTHDSRQVMEYYGEVLAGNRRNAYWGNLLSKQRVFPHYGIYRTALLNIFGEGRLANLQTAPEIRIGVAHIPRWSGPRLAVMAGLVAYNIEKHWLKTLHPRLGRKLGFHPEFVRAQDCGSPEQLADLLLQSSSTPPFTPVLRRDGRPVLDGGMVDNVPVDALDPTPGNVLVLVTRLYPRPRRFVLQHGAQRRLYLQPSQRVPISSWDYTQPGAMIGAYELGRRDGETFLRDWPSVMKTELGTAG is encoded by the coding sequence ATGCATGAGCCCCGCAGCCTGACGCCTGCCCCCATCCAGCCCGCCACCGCAGCCTCGCCCTTCGACCAGGTGGTGTTTGCCGGCGGCGGCAACCGCTGCTGGTGGCAGGCAGGCTGGTGGGACACGGTGGCGCCCGAGCTGGGGCTGCGCCCGCGCGTGATCGCGGGCATTTCCGCCGGGGCCGCCACGGCGTGCATGATCTACACGCACGACTCCCGCCAGGTGATGGAGTACTACGGCGAGGTGCTCGCCGGCAACCGGCGCAATGCGTACTGGGGCAACCTGCTGAGCAAGCAGCGGGTGTTTCCGCATTACGGCATCTACCGCACCGCCTTGTTGAACATCTTCGGCGAGGGCCGCCTGGCAAACCTGCAGACGGCGCCGGAGATCCGCATCGGCGTGGCCCACATCCCGCGCTGGAGCGGCCCGCGGCTGGCGGTGATGGCCGGGCTGGTCGCCTACAACATCGAGAAGCACTGGCTCAAGACCTTGCACCCGCGCCTGGGCCGCAAGCTCGGCTTTCATCCCGAGTTCGTGCGTGCGCAGGACTGCGGCTCGCCCGAGCAACTGGCGGACCTGCTGCTGCAATCGTCCTCGACCCCGCCCTTCACGCCGGTGCTGCGGCGCGATGGCCGGCCCGTGCTGGATGGCGGCATGGTCGACAATGTGCCGGTCGACGCGCTCGACCCCACGCCCGGCAACGTGCTGGTGCTGGTGACGCGGCTCTATCCGCGCCCGCGCCGCTTTGTACTGCAACACGGCGCGCAGCGCCGGCTCTACCTGCAACCTTCGCAACGGGTTCCGATCTCGAGCTGGGACTACACTCAGCCCGGCGCGATGATCGGTGCCTACGAACTCGGCCGGCGCGACGGGGAAACCTTTTTGCGTGATTGGCCGTCTGTCATGAAGACGGAGCTTGGCACCGCCGGATAG
- a CDS encoding PaaI family thioesterase, with the protein MPEPTLEPKPESGFTLADIDRTLQRVLAPWVRQLGLRAEHVDAQGVTLRLPFDESFRHAGGVVCGQVLMSAADTAMIVAVANALGAFRPMTTVTLTTNFMRPVIEGDVLVRANVLRLGKTVVFGEIELTGTDGKLAVQATTTYALL; encoded by the coding sequence ATGCCAGAGCCAACGCTAGAACCAAAGCCGGAATCCGGCTTCACGCTTGCCGATATCGACCGCACCTTGCAGCGCGTCCTGGCGCCATGGGTGCGCCAACTCGGGCTGCGGGCCGAGCACGTTGATGCACAGGGCGTAACGCTGCGCCTGCCTTTTGACGAATCATTTCGCCACGCGGGTGGCGTGGTGTGCGGCCAGGTGCTGATGTCCGCCGCCGATACCGCCATGATCGTGGCCGTCGCCAATGCACTCGGCGCCTTCAGGCCGATGACCACCGTCACGCTCACCACCAACTTCATGCGCCCGGTGATCGAGGGCGATGTGCTGGTGCGCGCCAATGTGCTGCGCCTGGGCAAGACCGTGGTGTTCGGCGAGATCGAGCTGACCGGCACCGATGGCAAGCTGGCCGTGCAGGCTACCACCACCTACGCGCTGCTGTGA
- a CDS encoding AbrB family transcriptional regulator: protein MLLGLAAALLCTLLHTPLPWMIGPLLAVAIARMRGADLRAPTQARNAGQWAIGTSLGLYFTSDVVARLIEFLPYIVAGSLFALLLGCGGAWLLRRTTGVAFKTAYFSTAIGGASEMANLAERNGARIDQVAAAHSLRVLMVVVAVPALFQYGGIHGLDPYVPGPRTVDYLWLPVLIAITVSVALVLKHFNLPNPFVIGTLLAAAVLTASGFELSAIPTWMSRAGQLMIGVSLGARFSRDFLHTAPRFLGGVAVYTLVALVLSALFGWGLSVLSGVHPATAILGTTPGGIAEMCITAKVLELGVPLVTAFHVIRMAFVVLCTGPLYHWLKHRAAPQETE, encoded by the coding sequence CTGCTGCTCGGCCTGGCCGCCGCGCTGCTTTGCACGCTGCTGCACACACCGCTGCCGTGGATGATCGGCCCGCTGCTGGCGGTAGCCATCGCGCGCATGCGCGGCGCCGACCTGCGCGCGCCCACGCAGGCGCGCAATGCCGGGCAGTGGGCCATCGGCACCTCGCTCGGGCTTTACTTCACGTCCGACGTGGTGGCGCGGCTGATCGAGTTCCTGCCGTATATCGTCGCGGGCTCGCTGTTTGCGCTGCTGCTTGGCTGCGGCGGCGCCTGGCTGCTGCGCAGGACCACCGGCGTGGCGTTCAAGACGGCGTACTTCTCAACCGCCATCGGCGGCGCGTCGGAGATGGCCAACCTGGCCGAGCGCAACGGCGCGCGCATCGACCAGGTGGCTGCCGCGCATTCGCTGCGCGTGCTGATGGTGGTGGTAGCCGTGCCCGCGCTGTTCCAGTACGGCGGCATCCACGGGCTCGACCCTTACGTGCCCGGGCCACGCACGGTGGACTACCTGTGGCTGCCCGTGCTGATCGCGATCACGGTCAGCGTGGCGCTAGTGCTCAAGCACTTCAACCTGCCCAATCCCTTCGTGATCGGCACGCTGCTGGCGGCCGCCGTGCTGACCGCGTCGGGCTTCGAGCTGTCCGCCATTCCCACCTGGATGAGCCGCGCCGGGCAGTTGATGATCGGCGTGTCGCTGGGCGCGCGTTTCTCGCGCGACTTCCTCCATACCGCGCCGCGCTTTCTCGGCGGCGTGGCGGTGTACACGCTGGTGGCGCTGGTGCTCTCCGCGCTGTTCGGCTGGGGCCTGTCGGTGCTGTCCGGCGTGCATCCCGCAACAGCCATCCTCGGCACCACGCCAGGCGGCATTGCCGAGATGTGCATCACGGCCAAGGTGCTGGAGCTTGGCGTGCCGCTGGTCACGGCCTTCCACGTGATCCGGATGGCCTTCGTGGTGCTGTGCACCGGCCCCCTGTATCATTGGCTCAAACATCGTGCCGCGCCGCAGGAGACGGAATAG